The following nucleotide sequence is from Azoarcus sp. CIB.
CCGCCGCCGAGGAGGCTGCGCTGGCCTACCCCTGGCCCGGCAACGTGCGCGAGCTCAAGCATGCGGTCGAGCGCGCCTGCATCATGAGCCCGGCCGAATGGATCACGCCTGCTGCGCTGTTTCCCGACGCTGAAGTCGCGCCGACGGCGGGCGACGTGCAGGCGCCGCTGGGCGATTACCTGCGCGAATGCGAATGCCGCTACATCCGCGGTGCGCTCGAATCCTGCGACGGGCACATCGGGCGCACGGCTGAGTTGCTCGGCATCAGCCGCAAGAACCTGTGGGAAAAGATGAAGAAACTCGATATCGGGCACGCCTGAAATCTTCGCGGGGCCACCAGTTCGGCATCGCGGGGTGCGGCATCTGTTAGGTCCTTGGCATCGGCGCGGCGGTTTTCGGAGGATAATCAGCAGTGACTGATATAGGAGCCGTTGGCGATTCGTCGATGGCTGACCCGTGCGAACGCGGGCGGGCGCAGGAATCCACCCGCGGGAACGGTGCCGGTGCGCGAGCCTCGCGTGGGGCGCTGTCGTCGGGCCGAGGAGCAATGCGATGGAAAGCGTTTCATCCTGGATCCTGCCCGTCTTCTACGGCGGGCTCGGAAACCTGGCTGCGTATCTCGCAGCACATGTGCTGTTGTGCCTGCTGCCGGCCTTCTTCATCGCCGGTGCGATGGCGGCGCTGATTCCCAAGGAAACGGTCACGCGCTTCCTCGGGCGCAATTCCAGCAAGGCGGTGTCCTATCCGGCCGCGGCAGCGGCGGGATCCCTGCTGGCGGTATGTTCCTGCACCATCGTCCCGCTCTTCGCCGGCATCTACAAGAAAGGCGCCGGGCTGGGGCCGGCGATCACCTTCCTGTTCTTCGCGCCCGCGGCGAACATCCTCGCGCTGGTCTACACCGGCGGCATCATCGGGCCGGATCTCGCCATCGCGCGTTTCGTGCTGTCGCTGATCTTCGGCATCGGCATCGGCCTGATCATGGCGCTGATCTTCCGCGCCGACGATGTCGCGCACGACCTCGCGACCGACAGCCCCTTCACTGCGCGGGGTGAGGGCATGGGGCGGGCGTCCCTGTTCTTCCTCTTCGTGTGGGTCGCGCTGTTGCTGGCCGGCACGCTGAAGCTCGGGGTGCTGACCGGCACCTACGTGAATTTCGAGCTGCCGCTCGCCGATGCGCAGATCTGGCAGGGCGTGCTCGACCGGCTCGTGCCCTTCGATGCGGCGAAAGGCGAGGAGGGGGTGTCGCTGCAGGGTGTGGTGCTGATCGCCCTGCTCGCGGTGATCGGCTTCAGCGCGTGGCGCGGGCTCGAGAACATCCAGGACGGGGCGAACGCATGGACGTGGACGAGCCTCGCGACGATCGCCCTGACGCTGCTCGTCGCCGCGCTGTCGGTGCAGACGGCGCCGGAGGGACTGCAGGTCGGGCTCACCGGAAAATTCTTCGGTGTAGCCGTCGCGCTGGCGGGAGTCGGGCTGATCGCACGCTCGCACCTGTCGCCGGACGAACTGCGCGACTGGCTGTGGGAGTCGTGGCGCTTCGTGAAGCAGATCTTCCCGTTGCTGGTGATCGGCGTCTTCATCGTCGGCATGATCCGCGTGCTGATCCGCCCCGAGTGGATCGAGATGCTCGCGGGCACGAACTCTGTCGTCGGCAACCTCGCCGGCGTGGCCTTCGGCGTGTTCATGTACTTCCCGACACTGGTCGAAGTGCCCATCGCGAAGATGTTCCTCGATCTCGGCATGCACCGCGGGCCGCTGCTCGCCTACCTGATGTCCGACCCCGAACTCTCGCTGCAGAGCATTCTGATCATCTCGGCCATCATCGGCCGGCGCAAGACGGCGACCTACGTCGGGCTGGTGGCCTTGTTCAGTGCCATCGCCGGCTTCACCTACGGCGCGTGGGTCGACGGCGTGTCGCTGCTGCGGCTCGCGCTGTGGCTGGGCGCCTTCATCGGCGTGCTGGCCGTGCTGCTGTCCTTCGCCAGCCGACGCGCCGCATCCACCCTCGTGAAAGGAGTCTGATCATGGTGAGCATCAAGGTTCTCGGTCCCGGTTGCGCCAACTGCCGCAAGCTCGAGGAAGTCGCCCGCGAGGCGGTCGCGTCGCTCGGCGTGCAGGCGGAGATCACGAAGGTCACGGACATGAACGAGATCATCGCCCACGACGTGCTGAAGACGCCCGGGCTGGTGATCAACGGGAAGCTCGTCTCGTCGGGGCGCATTCCCACGCCGGCGACGGTTGCGGAGTGGGTGCGCGCGGCGATGCCCTGAACGGGATGCGTGCCTCCACTCGCGTGGCCGGGCGCGGACGCGTTCAGTTGGTCGCGGGTGCCGCGCGGCGCAGCCGCAGCGCGTTCGTGACCACCGACACCGAGCTCGCGCTCATCGCCAGCGCGGCCACCATCGGCGAGAGCAGCAGGCCGGTGAAGGGGTACAGCAGGCCGGCCGCGAGCGGTACGCCGAGGGCGTTGTAGACGAAGGCGAAGGCGAGGTTCTGGTGCATGTTGCGCACCGTCTCGACCGAGATGCGGC
It contains:
- a CDS encoding permease — its product is MESVSSWILPVFYGGLGNLAAYLAAHVLLCLLPAFFIAGAMAALIPKETVTRFLGRNSSKAVSYPAAAAAGSLLAVCSCTIVPLFAGIYKKGAGLGPAITFLFFAPAANILALVYTGGIIGPDLAIARFVLSLIFGIGIGLIMALIFRADDVAHDLATDSPFTARGEGMGRASLFFLFVWVALLLAGTLKLGVLTGTYVNFELPLADAQIWQGVLDRLVPFDAAKGEEGVSLQGVVLIALLAVIGFSAWRGLENIQDGANAWTWTSLATIALTLLVAALSVQTAPEGLQVGLTGKFFGVAVALAGVGLIARSHLSPDELRDWLWESWRFVKQIFPLLVIGVFIVGMIRVLIRPEWIEMLAGTNSVVGNLAGVAFGVFMYFPTLVEVPIAKMFLDLGMHRGPLLAYLMSDPELSLQSILIISAIIGRRKTATYVGLVALFSAIAGFTYGAWVDGVSLLRLALWLGAFIGVLAVLLSFASRRAASTLVKGV
- a CDS encoding thioredoxin family protein, which gives rise to MVSIKVLGPGCANCRKLEEVAREAVASLGVQAEITKVTDMNEIIAHDVLKTPGLVINGKLVSSGRIPTPATVAEWVRAAMP